The Candidatus Nanosynbacter lyticus genome window below encodes:
- a CDS encoding ribonucleoside triphosphate reductase produces the protein MYKSIKKRDGRTVKFDRKKIEKAIEKAGLETGEFDAKQAVKLTDKVLAVLETRNQKRLPGVEDIQDIVEDTLIDSKFKKTAKAYIIYRDQHKKLREITSNAHVDLIDKYVNNLDWKVKENSNMGYSLQGLNNYVSAEITKTYWLDKIYSPKIGRAHKEGDLHIHDLNLLSVYCVGWDLMDLLRQGFTGVKNKVASKPAKHFRSALGQVVNFFYTLQGEAAGAQAFSDFDTLLAPFIRADKLSYDEVKQALQEFVFNVNVPTRVGFQTPFTNITLDLECPKHMAGNPVIIGGEMQDTNYGDYQEEMNMLNKALLEVLSEGDANGRVFTFPIPTVNITKDFNWDNPVIENLWEASAKYGIPYFSNFINSDMDPEDARSMCCRLRIDNRQLEYRGGGLFGSNPMTGSIGVVTINLPRLALKSKNEKEFFKGLGELMDMARDSLETKRKVLEQLTDSDISLYPYTKFYLRDIKKRFNEYWKNHFSTIGLIGTNEAALNLLGVDIGTEKGKAFAEKTLDFMRDRLVEYQKETGNNYNLEATPAEGTTYRLAQLDKASFPDRAHFANGLGAAVKHPFYTNSSHLPVNYTDDLFELMDLQDNLQTKYTGGTVIHFFLGERMDDPQTLKKLVKTICENYKLPYFTFTPSFSICTNHGYIVGEHPECPNCGEATEVYSRVVGFLRPVAQWNNGKQAEFDMREHYDDAAEHQRACAVAVPA, from the coding sequence ATGTATAAATCAATCAAAAAACGCGACGGTCGCACAGTCAAATTTGACCGTAAAAAAATTGAAAAGGCCATCGAGAAGGCGGGCCTGGAGACCGGCGAGTTTGACGCCAAACAGGCCGTCAAACTGACCGACAAGGTGCTAGCGGTACTAGAAACCCGCAACCAAAAACGCTTGCCGGGCGTCGAGGATATCCAGGACATTGTCGAGGATACCTTGATTGATTCTAAGTTTAAGAAAACTGCCAAGGCTTACATCATCTACCGTGACCAGCACAAAAAATTGCGTGAAATTACGTCCAATGCGCACGTCGATTTGATCGATAAATACGTCAATAATCTAGACTGGAAAGTCAAAGAAAATTCCAACATGGGCTATAGTTTGCAGGGCCTGAATAACTACGTTTCGGCGGAAATTACCAAGACCTACTGGCTGGATAAGATTTATTCGCCGAAAATCGGCCGGGCGCACAAAGAGGGTGATTTGCATATTCACGACCTCAATTTACTGAGTGTCTACTGTGTCGGTTGGGATCTGATGGATTTACTGCGCCAAGGTTTCACTGGCGTTAAAAACAAAGTTGCTTCCAAGCCGGCCAAGCATTTCCGTTCAGCTCTTGGGCAAGTGGTCAATTTTTTCTACACCCTGCAGGGCGAGGCGGCTGGTGCCCAGGCGTTCTCCGATTTTGACACACTCTTAGCGCCGTTCATTCGCGCTGACAAGCTGAGCTATGACGAGGTTAAGCAAGCGCTGCAAGAATTCGTCTTTAACGTTAACGTGCCAACGCGGGTTGGTTTCCAGACGCCGTTTACCAACATCACGCTTGATCTGGAATGCCCGAAGCATATGGCCGGCAATCCGGTGATCATCGGCGGCGAGATGCAGGACACCAACTACGGCGATTATCAAGAAGAGATGAACATGCTTAATAAGGCGCTGCTGGAGGTGCTGTCTGAGGGCGACGCCAACGGCCGGGTCTTTACCTTCCCGATTCCGACGGTCAATATTACTAAAGATTTCAACTGGGATAATCCGGTCATTGAAAATCTTTGGGAAGCTAGCGCCAAATACGGCATTCCGTATTTCTCGAATTTCATCAATTCCGACATGGATCCAGAGGATGCGCGCTCAATGTGTTGTCGCTTGCGCATCGATAATCGCCAGCTGGAGTATCGCGGCGGCGGGTTGTTTGGCTCGAATCCGATGACCGGCTCAATTGGTGTGGTGACGATCAACTTGCCGCGATTAGCGCTGAAATCGAAGAACGAGAAAGAGTTTTTCAAGGGCTTGGGCGAGCTGATGGATATGGCGCGCGACAGCCTGGAGACCAAACGCAAGGTGCTGGAGCAGCTGACTGATTCGGACATCAGTCTGTATCCGTACACCAAGTTTTATCTGCGCGATATTAAAAAGCGCTTCAACGAGTACTGGAAAAATCACTTCTCGACCATCGGTTTGATCGGTACCAATGAAGCAGCGTTGAATTTGCTGGGCGTTGACATTGGCACTGAAAAGGGTAAGGCGTTTGCCGAGAAAACGCTTGATTTCATGCGTGACCGCTTGGTGGAATATCAGAAAGAAACGGGCAATAATTACAACCTGGAGGCGACGCCAGCTGAAGGCACGACCTACCGCTTGGCGCAGCTCGACAAGGCCAGCTTCCCTGACCGAGCGCACTTTGCCAATGGCTTGGGCGCGGCAGTTAAGCATCCGTTCTACACCAACTCCAGCCACTTGCCGGTCAATTACACCGACGACTTGTTTGAGTTGATGGATTTGCAGGATAATTTGCAGACTAAATACACGGGCGGCACGGTGATTCACTTCTTCCTCGGTGAGCGCATGGACGATCCGCAGACGCTGAAGAAACTGGTCAAAACGATTTGTGAAAATTACAAATTGCCGTACTTTACCTTTACGCCAAGCTTCTCGATTTGCACCAATCACGGCTATATCGTCGGCGAGCATCCAGAGTGTCCGAATTGCGGCGAAGCGACTGAGGTTTACTCGCGGGTAGTTGGTTTCTTGCGTCCGGTTGCTCAGTGGAACAATGGCAAACAAGCTGAATTTGACATGAGGGAGCATTATGACGATGCCGCCGAACACCAGCGAGCTTGCGCCGTCGCTGTCCCAGCTTAA
- a CDS encoding kinase, with amino-acid sequence MTASHPLIILRGNSGCGKTSTARLLQRQLGYGTMLVSQDVVRREMLRVKDSESNPAIQLIYDLCMYGNNVGYTVILEGILSNKKYGAMLRRLLDDFQGEKLIYYFDISFEETVRRHATKPNAHEFGESEMRQWWKDQDVLGVPGERRIGERLTQAEIIDMIHCDILALSEETNTSASHM; translated from the coding sequence GTGACAGCCTCTCATCCACTAATCATTCTCCGTGGTAATTCTGGTTGCGGTAAAACCAGTACGGCGCGCTTGCTCCAGCGTCAGCTAGGCTACGGCACGATGTTGGTATCGCAGGATGTGGTGCGGCGGGAGATGCTTCGCGTGAAAGACAGTGAAAGCAACCCGGCGATTCAGCTGATTTATGATCTATGTATGTACGGCAATAACGTTGGTTATACGGTGATTCTGGAAGGTATTTTGAGCAATAAAAAATACGGCGCGATGCTGCGTCGGCTGCTGGATGATTTTCAGGGCGAAAAACTGATTTATTATTTTGACATATCATTTGAGGAAACGGTGCGCCGCCACGCCACTAAGCCAAACGCTCATGAATTTGGCGAATCGGAGATGCGCCAGTGGTGGAAAGATCAGGACGTTTTGGGTGTGCCAGGCGAGCGGCGAATTGGCGAACGGCTGACTCAGGCAGAGATTATTGATATGATTCACTGCGACATTTTGGCGTTATCAGAGGAAACAAATACTTCCGCCTCTCATATGTAA
- a CDS encoding ABC transporter permease has product MMWQTVRQNYKLPLFLGIGVSVVAVLFSALFNKFSDQLSPFVSMMPAGMKAVVGDLAIGTTPEGWLSIELFPLVAMVGVVITAIILGAGVIGREEDSGTLELLLASRRTRVTIVLQKYAAMAGLLVIPPVLLCMTIALIGPLFDFHPNLTHVVGACVSLWFLGLSFGSLAFVTQAVTGRRGLAVGVGSLIFLGMYALSITAKLIESWKDYDVWSLIHYYNIPGTLMDGLDLGKLVVLVCVSLVALGVALIGFCRRDTGV; this is encoded by the coding sequence ATGATGTGGCAGACGGTGCGGCAAAATTACAAGTTGCCGCTGTTTTTGGGTATTGGTGTTAGTGTTGTGGCGGTGTTGTTTTCGGCGCTGTTCAATAAATTTAGCGATCAATTAAGTCCGTTTGTCAGCATGATGCCGGCTGGCATGAAAGCGGTGGTTGGCGATTTGGCGATTGGCACCACGCCAGAAGGCTGGCTGAGCATTGAGCTATTTCCGCTAGTGGCGATGGTCGGCGTGGTGATTACAGCGATTATTTTAGGCGCTGGGGTAATTGGCCGAGAAGAAGATTCGGGCACGCTGGAGTTACTGCTTGCTAGTCGACGGACTCGCGTGACGATTGTACTGCAAAAATATGCGGCGATGGCAGGATTGTTGGTGATTCCTCCAGTGTTATTGTGTATGACGATTGCGCTCATCGGTCCGTTGTTCGACTTTCACCCAAACCTCACGCACGTTGTCGGGGCTTGTGTGAGTTTGTGGTTTTTGGGGCTTAGTTTTGGTAGCCTCGCCTTTGTCACTCAGGCAGTGACAGGTAGGCGCGGGCTGGCTGTCGGTGTTGGTAGTCTAATTTTTCTAGGAATGTATGCCCTGTCAATTACCGCCAAGCTGATCGAAAGTTGGAAAGACTACGATGTCTGGTCGCTGATCCATTATTACAATATTCCGGGTACTTTGATGGACGGGTTGGACTTGGGGAAATTGGTCGTTTTGGTTTGTGTGAGCTTGGTGGCACTCGGCGTGGCGCTGATCGGATTTTGTCGGCGAGACACGGGGGTGTAA
- a CDS encoding ABC transporter ATP-binding protein, with amino-acid sequence MSDTSPLILHGLTKCFGHKLAVNNVSLELREGEVFGFLGPNGAGKSTTIRSVMDFLRPTDGWVELLGGKSVEERTALHDQVGYLAGDIALYETMTGRKLLKFLARTGRKVDWRYVDELTERFEAALDRPIRQLSKGNRQKIGLIQAFMHRPKLLILDEPTSGLDPLMKQVFYDLVREASEQGATVFVSSHDLAEVQKICHRAGFIRDGKLIAIENIATMKHLSTHRYIVTFAKKPSLAAARKLPSITDVQHRGDEYEFTVKGDATEFVSFIAEYQPKLLRESELELEELFMRYYEGEEAKR; translated from the coding sequence ATGAGTGATACTTCACCGCTGATATTACACGGGCTGACCAAGTGCTTTGGTCATAAACTGGCAGTCAACAATGTATCGCTGGAGCTACGCGAAGGCGAGGTGTTTGGTTTTCTTGGGCCGAATGGTGCGGGTAAAAGTACAACGATTCGGTCGGTGATGGATTTTTTGAGGCCGACGGACGGCTGGGTAGAGTTGTTGGGCGGGAAGAGTGTTGAGGAGCGAACAGCCCTTCATGATCAGGTTGGTTATCTGGCGGGCGACATCGCCCTGTATGAAACTATGACTGGCCGGAAATTGCTGAAATTTTTGGCGCGGACGGGTCGGAAGGTTGATTGGCGCTATGTTGATGAGTTGACTGAGCGTTTTGAGGCGGCGCTGGATCGACCGATTCGCCAGCTTTCCAAGGGTAATCGTCAGAAAATTGGTCTGATTCAAGCCTTTATGCACCGCCCGAAATTGCTAATTTTGGATGAGCCAACCAGCGGGCTGGATCCGCTGATGAAGCAGGTATTTTATGACTTGGTGCGCGAAGCTTCCGAGCAAGGCGCCACAGTGTTCGTCAGCAGTCACGACCTGGCTGAAGTGCAAAAAATTTGCCACCGTGCTGGCTTTATTCGCGATGGAAAATTGATTGCCATTGAAAATATTGCGACCATGAAACACCTGTCAACGCACCGCTACATTGTGACCTTTGCCAAAAAACCGTCCCTAGCGGCAGCCAGAAAACTACCGTCCATCACCGACGTTCAACACCGTGGCGACGAATATGAGTTCACCGTCAAGGGCGACGCGACGGAGTTTGTCTCGTTCATCGCCGAATACCAACCAAAACTATTGCGTGAATCAGAGTTAGAACTAGAGGAGTTATTTATGCGGTATTATGAAGGCGAGGAGGCAAAGCGATGA